In Cyprinus carpio isolate SPL01 chromosome A14, ASM1834038v1, whole genome shotgun sequence, a single window of DNA contains:
- the LOC109049509 gene encoding probable G-protein coupled receptor 101 produces MPTFPPLGSNSSTVPWDPGAPSLVNSTVKMVLISAIVCTSLFGNVVVLLVFQRKPQLLHVANRFVLNLLLADLLQTVLVMPFAIAATVPEVWPLDSRLCQALVVLMHLFAFAGVNTIIVVSVDRYLAIIHPLSYPTRMTPHLGTNLIALTWLLSVLQSTPPLYGWGTIEFDRLHNACTVVWSSSYSYSALVSALSFWLPVVIMLCCYWMVFRAARRQNALVHPIQSNPPPDSQASCSSPQRHPQPEGPFSATYPIRTRHRRFHYHCKAARVVFVIMASYVLSMGPYSVLSTISIYSSASVPPWLASMALILFFLQCCLHPYIYGYMHRSVRKEFLALLCGPLCGQGRISQGSAMESCFTVTDGRLAHTHLSSQAARVCPLRTWEEGTTSSSPTERRSKDSRKETTSISLSSEKELTVHSHTNSQPEETPTSKF; encoded by the coding sequence ATGCCCACCTTTCCACCTCTGGGCAGTAACTCCAGCACAGTGCCCTGGGACCCAGGCGCGCCTTCTCTGGTGAACAGCACGGTGAAGATGGTTCTTATATCGGCGATCGTGTGCACGTCACTTTTTGGAAACGTCGTGGTGCTGCTGGTATTCCAACGCAAGCCGCAGCTTCTCCATGTTGCCAACCGTTTTGTGCTTAACCTGCTTCTGGCCGACCTACTGCAGACGGTGCTGGTCATGCCCTTCGCCATCGCTGCCACCGTGCCTGAGGTCTGGCCTCTGGATTCCCGGCTGTGCCAGGCTCTTGTGGTCCTCATGCACCTGTTTGCATTCGCTGGCGTCAACACCATCATCGTGGTGTCCGTGGATCGCTACTTGGCCATTATCCACCCACTGTCCTATCCCACCCGAATGACACCTCACCTGGGTACCAACCTGATTGCTCTCACATGGCTTCTTAGTGTGCTTCAGAGCACCCCGCCGCTTTATGGATGGGGAACTATCGAATTCGACCGGCTCCACAATGCTTGCACTGTTGTGTGGTCCTCAAGCTACTCGTATTCAGCCCTGGTGTCCGCTCTTTCATTCTGGCTGCCTGTGGTGATCATGCTTTGCTGTTATTGGATGGTGTTCAGGGCAGCAAGGAGGCAGAATGCTCTCGTTCACCCCATCCAATCCAACCCCCCTCCAGATTCCCAAGCATCTTGTTCCAGCCCCCAAAGGCATCCGCAGCCGGAAGGCCCCTTTTCAGCCACTTATCCCATCAGGACCCGCCATAGACGCTTCCACTATCACTGTAAGGCTGCACGAGTGGTGTTCGTCATCATGGCGTCCTACGTGCTCAGCATGGGCCCGTATAGCGTCCTGAGCACGATATCCATTTACTCAAGTGCGTCAGTGCCACCCTGGCTGGCCTCGATGGCGCTCATTCTTTTCTTCCTGCAGTGCTGCTTACACCCCTACATCTACGGCTACATGCACCGCAGTGTACGCAAGGAGTTCCTGGCGCTGCTCTGCGGGCCGCTGTGCGGGCAAGGCCGGATCAGTCAGGGATCTGCGATGGAGAGCTGCTTTACGGTGACGGATGGACGCCTGGCACACACCCACCTGTCAAGCCAGGCTGCCCGAGTGTGTCCTCTCCGAACCTGGGAGGAAGGCACCACGTCTTCTTCCCCTACAGAGAGGAGGTCTAAAGACAGCCGTAAGGAAACCACCTCCATCAGTCTGAGCTCAGAGAAGGAGCTCACTGTACACAGCCACACCAACAGTCAACCTGAGGAAACACCTACAAGCAAATTCTGA